Proteins encoded by one window of uncultured Draconibacterium sp.:
- a CDS encoding redoxin domain-containing protein translates to MKRLMFTLMAMILALGVAVAGDYKIPLIGSKAPKFSANTTLGKITFPNDFGNNWKVLFSHPADFTPVCSSELLELAHLQKEFKKLGVKVAVISTDNVELHKMWEAHLEELEYKDRAPVDIEFPIFEDPDGKSSRLYGMLHEPVSTNRDIRGVFIIDDKNIVRAVSFNPVEVGRDMSEYVRMVEALQLSDAEHVYTPANWESGDDVIVPHYPYTKAELAADPGLKDDYYQVGDRMWFKRIDGNTVEK, encoded by the coding sequence ATGAAACGATTAATGTTTACCTTAATGGCCATGATTCTGGCCCTGGGGGTCGCTGTAGCCGGCGATTACAAAATTCCCTTAATAGGATCAAAAGCTCCTAAATTCAGTGCAAACACAACACTTGGAAAGATTACATTCCCAAACGATTTTGGGAATAACTGGAAGGTTCTTTTTAGTCACCCAGCCGATTTTACCCCGGTTTGTTCATCTGAACTGCTTGAGCTGGCACACTTACAAAAAGAGTTTAAAAAGCTTGGTGTTAAAGTGGCAGTTATTTCTACCGATAACGTAGAATTACACAAAATGTGGGAAGCTCATCTTGAAGAACTGGAATATAAAGACAGAGCTCCGGTTGATATTGAGTTTCCAATATTTGAAGACCCTGATGGAAAATCATCGCGTCTGTATGGAATGCTGCATGAGCCTGTAAGTACAAACCGCGATATTCGTGGCGTATTTATCATCGACGACAAAAATATTGTTAGGGCTGTTAGTTTTAACCCGGTTGAAGTTGGACGTGATATGTCGGAATACGTAAGGATGGTTGAAGCGTTACAACTTTCGGATGCTGAGCATGTTTACACGCCGGCTAACTGGGAGAGTGGCGACGATGTAATTGTCCCTCATTACCCATATACAAAAGCCGAACTGGCTGCTGATCCGGGTTTAAAAGATGATTACTACCAGGTAGGCGATAGAATGTGGTTTAAACGCATTGACGGCAATACGGTTGAGAAATAG
- a CDS encoding carboxypeptidase-like regulatory domain-containing protein, whose amino-acid sequence MKKTIIFILTIFVTLAAFGQSGSKVAHTIKGKVVEAESNRPVSYTNIGLEGTFYGTASDSEGNFELKIPEDMVDKAIYFSAVGFKNQEFPVKDLFSKEFAVIKLQSQSYGVGEVDIAAQNMVLIRILRMASENIKYNYGSGPFNMHFAYSKEKIIDGQVQTPQIAQVLLYDASGYTHPSKADAFKARNYTITKEQSDDDYRFSTAQLNLDDLLAFDWVRSASGVLNPALLNDYKLELESQPVIDGKEYWVITFSPKIPSLVTTGDYYAGSLKGKITVNKEDYSVLKIEGQVIAAKNNRQGKALAIGQSNNDYFTDVLYSFEVDYKDLLLKRVALDKTYSYNGEKVSEQSVLEMNRAHTNNLTVVDSRDYFPGE is encoded by the coding sequence ATGAAGAAAACAATAATATTCATCTTAACGATTTTTGTAACACTGGCTGCTTTCGGGCAAAGCGGATCGAAAGTAGCGCATACAATTAAAGGTAAAGTAGTTGAAGCCGAAAGTAACCGTCCTGTGTCGTATACCAATATTGGTTTGGAAGGTACATTTTATGGAACGGCCAGTGATAGTGAAGGTAATTTTGAACTAAAAATTCCGGAAGACATGGTTGATAAGGCTATTTATTTTTCGGCAGTTGGATTTAAAAATCAGGAATTCCCGGTAAAAGATCTGTTTTCAAAAGAGTTTGCTGTTATTAAGTTACAGTCGCAATCGTATGGAGTTGGAGAGGTTGATATTGCCGCACAAAATATGGTGCTTATCCGTATCTTACGTATGGCATCTGAAAATATAAAGTACAATTACGGTTCCGGGCCGTTTAACATGCATTTTGCCTATTCAAAAGAAAAGATTATTGATGGACAGGTGCAAACACCTCAAATAGCCCAGGTACTGCTTTACGATGCTTCAGGTTATACGCATCCTTCGAAAGCTGATGCTTTTAAAGCCCGGAATTATACCATTACCAAAGAGCAAAGCGATGATGATTACCGCTTTTCAACGGCACAATTGAATCTGGATGATCTTTTGGCATTTGATTGGGTGCGCTCGGCTTCAGGTGTATTAAATCCTGCCTTGCTGAATGATTATAAACTGGAGTTGGAGAGTCAGCCGGTTATCGATGGCAAAGAATATTGGGTGATTACTTTTAGTCCTAAAATTCCTTCGTTGGTTACAACCGGTGATTACTATGCCGGTTCTTTAAAAGGAAAAATAACAGTGAATAAGGAAGATTATTCAGTACTAAAAATTGAAGGCCAGGTGATAGCTGCGAAAAATAACAGGCAAGGCAAAGCTTTGGCAATAGGGCAAAGCAACAACGATTATTTTACCGATGTGCTATACTCTTTTGAAGTGGATTACAAAGATCTACTCCTTAAACGTGTGGCTTTGGATAAAACGTATTCGTATAACGGCGAAAAAGTATCAGAACAATCGGTGCTCGAAATGAATCGTGCTCATACCAACAATCTTACAGTTGTTGATTCCCGCGACTATTTTCCCGGAGAGTAA
- a CDS encoding efflux RND transporter periplasmic adaptor subunit produces the protein MKQKKTLPYIIGIAVVVIIVLVIGKKQGWFGNEVTLKVATETVESRTITEFITANGKIQPKTEVKISPDVAGEIVELHVEDGDPVEQGKLLCVIKPEMYVSAVNRSEAALNSSKARLAQAEAQQIESELSFKRSKQLYEKGTIPVSEFESAEAAYKVTQAEVRAAQYSVLSAQASLDEAEEQLVKTKIYAPISGTISALNVEKGERVVGTSMMVGTEMMTVADLNKMEVQVEVNENDIVKVMKGDTALVEVDAYLNRKFKGIVTEIANSASVTGTSSDQVTNFDVKVFLLHESYEDLIDPENGNLYPFRPGMSATVDILTETRENVISVPISAVTTRIKKENGGTKEVEDDSENSSADDNTTQRDEKQEVVFVFVDGRVIKTEVETGIQDNNSIEILKGIKEGDEVVTAPYTIINRTLKDSMQVRKVKEEELFTSD, from the coding sequence AGCCACCGAGACTGTCGAAAGCAGAACCATTACCGAATTTATTACGGCCAACGGAAAAATACAACCGAAAACGGAAGTAAAGATCAGTCCGGATGTGGCCGGCGAAATCGTTGAACTGCATGTTGAAGACGGTGATCCGGTTGAACAAGGGAAATTGCTGTGCGTGATAAAGCCGGAAATGTATGTATCGGCAGTAAACCGGTCGGAAGCAGCCTTAAATTCATCCAAAGCTCGTTTAGCGCAGGCTGAAGCGCAACAAATTGAGAGCGAACTTTCATTTAAACGCTCGAAGCAACTGTATGAAAAAGGAACAATTCCGGTTTCAGAGTTCGAATCGGCAGAAGCAGCTTACAAAGTTACACAAGCCGAAGTACGTGCAGCACAGTATTCGGTACTAAGCGCACAGGCATCGCTCGATGAAGCCGAAGAACAACTGGTGAAAACCAAAATATATGCACCGATTTCAGGAACCATTTCGGCATTAAATGTAGAAAAAGGCGAACGTGTTGTAGGAACCAGCATGATGGTAGGAACAGAAATGATGACCGTTGCCGACCTGAACAAAATGGAAGTGCAGGTTGAGGTAAACGAAAATGACATTGTAAAGGTAATGAAAGGCGACACCGCGCTGGTGGAAGTTGATGCCTACCTGAACCGTAAATTTAAAGGCATTGTTACTGAAATTGCCAACTCTGCCAGCGTAACCGGTACCAGTTCGGACCAGGTAACCAATTTTGATGTAAAGGTATTTTTACTGCATGAATCATACGAAGACCTGATCGATCCGGAGAATGGAAATTTATATCCTTTCCGCCCGGGAATGTCGGCAACAGTTGATATTCTTACCGAAACCCGCGAGAATGTTATCTCGGTGCCTATTTCAGCAGTAACTACACGCATTAAAAAAGAAAACGGTGGCACCAAAGAAGTTGAAGATGACTCAGAAAATTCTTCCGCTGACGACAACACTACTCAACGTGATGAAAAACAGGAAGTGGTTTTTGTATTTGTTGATGGACGTGTGATTAAAACTGAGGTTGAAACAGGAATTCAGGATAACAACAGCATTGAAATTCTGAAAGGGATTAAAGAAGGCGACGAAGTTGTTACAGCGCCTTATACCATTATTAACCGAACGCTGAAAGACAGTATGCAGGTTAGAAAAGTAAAAGAAGAAGAGTTGTTTACATCTGATTAA